From Streptomyces griseorubiginosus, one genomic window encodes:
- a CDS encoding S8 family serine peptidase, whose product MAAGVASASLVLAGLPAGAGAVGEVPAKSARTASAVKTVTLVTGDRVLVDATGQVSGVRRAAGRAGMPFSVRVVAGHTRVVPGDAQLLLAQGKLDPRLFDVTQLVEDGYDDAGRSDLPLIVTFRGKKAPATSPFTEAGARMGRQLPVVNGRAMRSAKKRGAGFWKAVTHNSTAGTAQFTAAAGVEKLWLDGKRQASLDRSVPQIGAPTAWAAGFDGTGTKVAVLDTGIDTGHPDLAGKVAAERDFSGTGSPGDKFGHGTHVASTVAGSGAKSGGKYKGVAPGARLLNGKVLDDWGEGSDSGIIAGMEWAVAQGADVVNLSLGGTDLPGIDPLEETVNRLSAESDTLFVIAAGNEGSGERTVGSPGSAASALTVGAVDKSDALADFSSRGPRVGDSGVKPDLTAPGVAITAASAAGSVLAEHYPSDIPGYLTIDGTSMATPHVAGAAAILAQQHPDWSGESIKAVLTGSTKPGAYSSFQQGTGRVDLVRALKENVVTEQGPLDFGVQQWPHDDDTARTKQLTYRNLGTEPVTLDLTVDAYGVDQKPAAEGMFTVSPQRLTVPAGGEASAEVTADTRAGGTDGGFGGSVSATSADGTVQVRSAVGVEREVESYSLTLRHTDEDGKATGDAVTSVADLYGSFYADYADEQDGELTVRLPKADYLLTGVIHPSTASAEHAVLVQPRLTLDKDTTVEVDARQAKPVDITVPDPAAVNDDASVTVEYGRGEGRDDAHLEFLMPSFEGSRFGRLGPDDSVTGLTSLFSGGWTGKDKDGRPVNYHLGWYREDSLDGFTANVARKQLAKVNLEVGEPLDGRRVQAQVTPHLPDGSLVSSYTDMRGDLPYRSTEYILDNGVKWSARTWQRFGEGEEAVFEGFQMRMPRAWKAGRTYDERFAVGVFGPVQNGPDDLGPGRGYPGVGRDGNTLRVFLPLFGDGSGHWGLSNLTSVTSRLETNGKEIADDYGIQPTTDPTEYTLPAEDTAYRLTVDNSRDPAVYPVSTRVHAEWTFRSAKTPGGEFAAVPLSTVRFSPKLTPASTAKAGRRFEVPFTVEGAAAGQRPAKLAFQVSYDDGRTWRSARSVGGSHLSLKHPAKAGSVSLRAELTDRAGNTLTQTIERAYLITE is encoded by the coding sequence ATGGCCGCGGGAGTGGCTTCCGCGAGCCTGGTCCTCGCCGGGCTTCCGGCCGGTGCGGGAGCCGTCGGCGAGGTGCCGGCGAAGAGCGCCCGTACGGCCTCGGCGGTGAAGACCGTCACCCTCGTCACCGGCGACCGGGTCCTGGTGGACGCCACCGGGCAGGTGTCCGGGGTGCGGCGTGCGGCGGGCCGGGCGGGCATGCCGTTCTCGGTCCGGGTCGTCGCCGGGCACACCCGGGTCGTTCCCGGTGACGCCCAACTGCTGCTGGCCCAGGGCAAGTTGGATCCGCGCCTGTTCGACGTCACCCAGCTGGTCGAGGACGGTTACGACGACGCGGGCCGCTCCGACCTGCCGCTGATCGTCACGTTCCGCGGCAAGAAGGCCCCTGCCACGAGCCCGTTCACCGAGGCCGGGGCGCGGATGGGCCGGCAGCTGCCGGTCGTCAACGGCAGGGCGATGCGCTCCGCGAAGAAGCGCGGCGCCGGGTTCTGGAAGGCGGTGACCCACAACTCCACGGCGGGGACAGCGCAGTTCACCGCCGCGGCCGGCGTGGAGAAGCTGTGGCTCGACGGCAAGCGTCAGGCCTCCCTGGACCGCAGCGTCCCGCAGATCGGCGCACCGACCGCGTGGGCAGCCGGCTTCGACGGCACCGGCACCAAGGTCGCCGTCCTGGACACGGGTATCGACACCGGCCACCCCGACCTGGCCGGCAAGGTGGCCGCGGAGCGGGACTTCAGCGGCACCGGCAGCCCCGGCGACAAGTTCGGCCACGGCACCCATGTGGCGTCCACGGTGGCGGGCAGCGGCGCGAAGTCGGGCGGGAAGTACAAGGGCGTCGCGCCGGGCGCCCGGCTCCTGAACGGCAAGGTGCTCGACGACTGGGGCGAGGGCTCCGACTCCGGGATCATCGCCGGCATGGAGTGGGCGGTGGCGCAGGGCGCGGACGTCGTCAACCTCAGCCTCGGCGGCACCGACCTGCCCGGCATCGACCCGTTGGAGGAGACCGTCAACCGGCTCTCCGCCGAGTCCGACACCCTCTTCGTCATCGCGGCCGGCAACGAGGGGTCCGGCGAGCGGACCGTCGGCTCGCCCGGCAGCGCCGCGTCCGCGCTCACCGTGGGCGCGGTCGACAAGTCCGACGCCCTGGCCGACTTCTCCAGCCGCGGTCCGCGCGTCGGCGACAGCGGGGTCAAGCCCGACCTGACCGCGCCGGGCGTCGCCATCACGGCCGCGTCCGCCGCCGGCAGCGTCCTGGCCGAGCACTACCCCTCGGACATCCCCGGCTATCTCACGATCGACGGCACCTCCATGGCCACCCCGCATGTCGCGGGTGCCGCGGCGATCCTCGCCCAGCAGCACCCCGACTGGAGCGGCGAGAGCATCAAGGCGGTGCTGACCGGCTCCACGAAGCCCGGCGCGTACAGCTCCTTCCAGCAGGGCACCGGACGGGTCGACCTGGTCCGGGCCCTGAAGGAGAACGTCGTCACCGAGCAGGGCCCGCTCGACTTCGGCGTCCAGCAGTGGCCGCACGACGACGACACGGCGCGGACCAAGCAGCTCACCTACCGCAACCTCGGTACCGAGCCGGTCACCCTCGACCTGACGGTGGACGCGTACGGGGTGGACCAGAAGCCCGCCGCCGAGGGCATGTTCACCGTCTCCCCGCAGCGGCTCACCGTCCCGGCGGGCGGTGAGGCGAGCGCCGAGGTGACGGCGGACACCCGAGCGGGCGGCACCGACGGCGGCTTCGGCGGCTCGGTGTCGGCCACGTCCGCGGACGGCACGGTGCAGGTGCGGTCCGCCGTGGGCGTGGAGCGCGAGGTCGAGTCGTACAGCCTGACCCTCAGGCACACCGACGAGGACGGCAAGGCGACCGGCGACGCGGTGACCTCCGTAGCGGACCTGTACGGCAGCTTCTACGCCGACTACGCCGACGAGCAGGACGGCGAGCTGACGGTCCGGCTGCCCAAGGCCGACTACCTCCTCACCGGGGTGATCCACCCCTCGACCGCCTCCGCCGAGCACGCCGTGCTGGTGCAGCCCAGGCTGACCCTGGACAAGGACACGACCGTCGAGGTCGACGCCCGGCAGGCGAAGCCGGTGGACATCACCGTGCCGGACCCGGCGGCCGTCAACGACGACGCCTCGGTCACGGTCGAGTACGGGCGGGGCGAGGGACGTGACGACGCCCATCTCGAGTTCCTGATGCCCAGCTTCGAGGGCTCCCGGTTCGGGCGGCTCGGCCCGGACGACTCGGTGACGGGACTGACCTCGCTGTTCTCGGGCGGCTGGACCGGCAAGGACAAGGACGGCAGGCCGGTCAACTACCACCTGGGCTGGTACCGGGAGGACAGTCTGGACGGTTTCACCGCGAACGTCGCGCGCAAGCAGCTGGCCAAGGTGAACCTGGAGGTGGGTGAGCCGCTCGACGGCCGGCGCGTCCAGGCCCAGGTGACCCCGCACCTGCCCGACGGCAGCCTGGTGAGCAGCTACACCGACATGCGCGGCGACCTGCCGTACCGGAGCACCGAGTACATCCTCGACAACGGCGTGAAGTGGTCGGCGCGTACCTGGCAGCGGTTCGGTGAGGGCGAGGAGGCGGTCTTCGAGGGCTTCCAGATGCGGATGCCGAGGGCATGGAAGGCCGGCCGCACCTACGACGAGCGGTTCGCCGTCGGTGTCTTCGGGCCGGTCCAGAACGGCCCGGACGACCTCGGACCGGGCAGGGGCTACCCGGGCGTCGGCCGCGACGGGAACACCCTGAGGGTCTTCCTGCCGCTGTTCGGCGACGGCTCCGGACACTGGGGGCTCAGCAACCTGACCTCGGTGACGTCCAGGCTGGAGACGAACGGCAAGGAGATCGCCGACGACTACGGCATCCAGCCGACCACCGACCCGACGGAGTACACGCTGCCCGCCGAGGACACCGCGTACCGGCTGACGGTGGACAACTCCCGTGACCCGGCCGTGTATCCGGTCAGCACCCGGGTCCACGCGGAGTGGACCTTCCGTTCGGCGAAGACCCCCGGGGGCGAGTTCGCGGCGGTGCCGCTGTCCACGGTCCGCTTCAGCCCGAAGCTGACGCCGGCGAGCACCGCGAAGGCCGGCAGGCGCTTCGAGGTGCCCTTCACCGTCGAGGGCGCGGCGGCCGGACAGCGCCCGGCGAAGCTGGCCTTCCAGGTGTCGTACGACGACGGGAGGACCTGGCGGTCCGCCCGGTCCGTCGGCGGCAGCCACCTCTCGCTGAAGCACCCGGCGAAGGCGGGCTCCGTCTCGCTGCGCGCGGAGCTGACCGACCGGGCGGGCAACACCCTGACCCAGACGATCGAGAGGGCCTACCTGATCACCGAGTGA